The Shewanella halotolerans region GTTCGACATTTATCACTGGCGTGACATCTGCCCCATCGAAAATCGGCTTTACAACATAGAGTAGGTAGAAAAAGATCAGCAAGAGCGCCACAAACACCATGGTGCCGCCCAAAGTCACCCCTATCTGGGTGAGCTTATCCTTAAATGCTCGCTTGCTGGAGCCCTTGCCCATCAACAAATCTGTTGCAGTAGAACCAGGTTGAATGACCTGAGTTTCCATTAAGAACCTCGTTAATTTTTGTTCAGTAGAGTTTTCGCTGGGATTGTCGTTTCTGCTATGTTAACTATAGTGAATCGAGGCAAGCCCTTTTCTGACAGTCGGGATTATATGACGCAAAGATGACACTAATGTTACAACCAGAAAATGTCATCATTATAGGAGCTTGTTAAACTTTTTCAGCCGCTTTTCATATTGTTAATGCCGGAAATTGATTCAACCGTGCCCCGTCCGGGGGGCGTGGCGATACCGCACTCAACCAACTGATGGAGCCTATGCGAAATGTTACGATATTTAGTCACCCTGCAAGTCGCCGATAAACCAGGATTGGTCGAACAGATAGCTCACAGCGTCAGCCGCCACGGCGGTAACTGGCTCGACTCTGAGCTGCGCCACATCGACGGCATCTTCGCCGCCATCTTGCTACTGGAAGTCCCCGCCGCCAACTGGGACACACTGCTGGAAAATCTGGAATGCATCGAAGGCCTCACCCTCACCTACGCCAAGACCCGTAAGACTCAGGCACCGCAGACCATACGTCGCTACTCTCTGGTCGCCTACGACAGACCCGGACTGGTACATGATATCTCTAACAAGATCAATGAACTGGGCGCCAACATCGAGCGACTATCCACCCATTACGAGACGGCCAGCCACACGGGCGTTGCCCTGTTTCGCGCCAACTTTAGCCTGAGCGTTAAAGATGAGGCCGCCGAGCAGCGCCTCACTCAGGCCCTCTACACCATAGGTGACGACGTGGTATTGGATATCGT contains the following coding sequences:
- a CDS encoding glycine cleavage system protein R, with the translated sequence MLRYLVTLQVADKPGLVEQIAHSVSRHGGNWLDSELRHIDGIFAAILLLEVPAANWDTLLENLECIEGLTLTYAKTRKTQAPQTIRRYSLVAYDRPGLVHDISNKINELGANIERLSTHYETASHTGVALFRANFSLSVKDEAAEQRLTQALYTIGDDVVLDIVD